The following DNA comes from Anopheles arabiensis isolate DONGOLA chromosome 3, AaraD3, whole genome shotgun sequence.
acacgtCGCACAGCTATATttgcggagagagagaggagataCGCCACTCGGGCAAGCGTTTAACGGGAAGCATTAGGGCAAGTGTTTTTGAATGTACTGTTTACGTCTTCTTCGACTCGTTTCTCGGTGTTTTTCCCAGGTTCCAGCGGCAACCAGTGATGATGCAGTCTAAAGTAGAGTAGTCAATGTGCGCAAAGCCGTGATTCCACGCCCGCGGAGAAAGCGATGTGTGATTATTATGCAGTTCGAtcgaacgatcgcgcaccCTCTCCATTTTACGCCCGTTTAGTCCGGGTGTTCGCCTCCCGGTATCCCGGTTCTAGACTAATAATAGATAAGCGTTTTAACTATTTAATTATACACACTTTCTCGCCACACGTACATCCACATCTACACTGACAACCCTATAACGAATGAACCGGGAATGAAGATCCCCGGGGatggaataaaaaagaaaccctcGTTAAAGTAATACACAACCCACGCTAGGCAGTGCTTTTAGGCTGTGCGAAAGAAACgaatttaatttatgtttgttttagaaGCACATTCCTCAAGTATTGAGTAAGATgtataggattttttttacatttcggAGAATTCTTCCTCTCGGTTGGGGACAGTTGTTtacagaaaaagagagagagaaagagagcgcaaAGGCATTTTGCGCCATGCCGCCACATGGCTGCTCCTTTGAGCAGAGCTGCAAAAGCGCCCAGGTTGCTTAGCAACGTCCAGCAGCGTGCGTGTTGCGCTTTCGGTGCTACGCCGCCGTTGCGAAGGGACGGCCGAAACGGCGAGCGCCGTCGCcattgtttgttcaataaactATTTCGCGGAATTTCGCGCTTCACGAACGTTCCAACCGCCTCCCAAAATACTAGTCACTGCGGCGTAGGTGCGTGTGGTAGTAGTGAAGCATTGGTCAAGTGCGATTTGACCGCCCTGGGGAGGGTAGAGCTCCCGGGAGGTGTCGTGTTCACACCTTCAAAGGACCACACGTGAAGTTGTGGCGGGTTTTAGCACCGTTCGCCGGATGTCAGGATGGGAAATACCGAGAGCAATGTGACCAGTGGCGTTAAGAAGCAGGCCGGAGTGTCCACCCAGGCGCTGTACAAATTCGTCAACCTGAAGGGCGGCGGTCTGCTGGTGGACATGATGAAGCGTGCGATACAGAACAAGCAGTACGCGGAGATTGATCATGCGATCAAGACGAAGGTGGAACCGTTTCTGTACAACAAGGGCAAGGGGAAGTACATCCCCGTgtcggtgctggtgctgttacGAAACCGGGAGCGGCCGCGCCACAAGCAGCTGCCCGAGATCCGGGCGATGGAGAACCCGGAGGAGGACTTTGACATCGATGCGGTCTGTCCGGAAGTGAGCGAAGCCGAGTACTACCTAAACCCTTCCGGCTATCGGGAGGTGTGCTGGAACATAAAggtgaggagggggggggggcgagtTTTCAGTTGCATAATGGGGCATAGAAAAACGTACCCGTACACTCGGCTGCGACTTTAAAGATGGCGGCAATTTGTGTCATTCGCGTGCCTTCGGGAGCACGTGCTCGGTCTGTGTTTACTTCCGTCTGTGCGCCTGTGTGCGGTGTAAATATAAGCAAAGTACATTGGAAAGGGGGATGAGGGGAAGTAAAACAAGTCATCATTTTAGGGTGCGCGCCAATCGACGAACGTCAGCTGTGATTTGTAAATAAGGGGCTTTGTGGCATGGTGACCGAATTTCCGATGCCCTATGGAGTAATAGACTTGTTCCAGGATTTATGCAAATGTCGTAACGCGCATGCAGACACACAAAAGCATGCAATAAACATTTCCTTTTAATGTCACGAGGAACTAAATGGGACTTTCTTCTCACATTTTTGCAGGAACGTGGCGCTGTGGGAGAGACAATTCTACACCTTTGCCTACTGAACGCCACCTCTCTGCATGCGGACCTAGCCAAACGACTGCTGCGCTTCTATCCCAAGCTCATCAACGACGTGTACATGTGCGACGAGTACTACGGTGAGAATGTCCTGCATCTCGCGATCGTGAACGAAGATCCTGCCATGGTGAAGTATCTGCTCGATCACAACGCGGACGTAAACGAGCGCTGCTGCGGTACGTTCATGTGCCCGGAAGATCAGAAAGCCTCCCGCTACGATACGCCCGAAACGGAGGTCGTCCAGATGGTGCAGGTGACGAACTACGACGGCTACGTGTACTGGGGCGAGTACCCGCTCACCTTTGCCGCCTGTCTCGGGCAGGAGGAGTGCTACCGGCTGGTGCTGGCCCGCGGTGCCGACCCGGACAACAAAGACTTCAACGGCAACACGGTGCTGCACATGCTGGTGATATACGAGAAGATTGCCACGTTCGACATGGGGTACGAggtgggttcgtcgcttagcATCCGCAACCACCAGAACCTGACGCCGCTGACGCTGGCGGCCAAGCTCGGCCGGGTGGAGATGTTCTTTCACATCATGAACATCGAGCGCGAGATCTACTGGCAGCTGGGCAGCATCACGTGCGCCGCCTATCCGCTCGGCCTGATCGACACGATCGACGTGGAGACGGGCAACATTAACAAAGATTCCGCCCTCAATCTGGTGGCGTTCGGCGACAAGGACGAGCATCTCGATCTGCTAGACGGGGTGCTGATCGATCTGCTCAAGACGAAGTGGAACACGTTCGTGAAGGACAAGTTCTATCGGCAGTTTTTCATGTTCTTCTGCTACTTTTGCGTGTCGCTGGTGAGCTTCACGCTGCGCAATGGACCACCACCGGCGGAAGATGACGATGGGAAGGAGAGCGAGGCTGGGGGGAataaaactgctgctgctgtcacgAAGGAAGAGCTTCGCCGGCAGCTGTGGAACGAAACGACGCTAGAGGATGCGCTGGCTGCGCTTGCCGGCAATGGAAGCTTTGCTGGACGGTTGTCGAATCTGGAGCAGAGCAACGGAAGTAGCGACGCGATGGGTGAGTTTGATCCTGCCGAGATGGACGACGAGGGTCTGTTCTTCAACTCCAACTGTCACACGATGGATTACGACGGTGTGGAGGGCAAGGTGCGTCTCATATCGGAGATGATCATACTGGTCGGTTCGTTTCTGTATCTGCTCGCTGCCTTGCGGGAGTTGAAGTTTCTTGGGCGGAAAATGTTCTTCGAAAATCTTGTAAGTGCCAACTCTTGGAGCAATTCTGGTATCGAGCATATCTCTCATCAATGATCCTTACATTCCAGATGACAGCACCATCGAGGgttatgtttctgttttcctgCTGCATAATGATGATCGTACCGTTTCTGAAGGTTCTCTGCTTTACGGAGCTGGAAGATCACGTAGCCGTAACGATCATGCTGACGACGGCGCcctattttttattcttctgtCGGTATGTACTAACAGTGCCTCAATTCAGTAGTGAGAAGATCTCACTGTTCTCTGTTTAATTCCCAGTGGCTTCAAAACGGTCGGACCGTTCGTGGTGATGATATACCGCATGGTGATGGGCGATCTGTTGCGGTTCGTCGTCATCTATCTGGTGTTTGTGATGGGCTTCTCCCAGGCGTACTACATCGTGTTTCTGTCCTACAAACCGGACGAGGAAGGCGACCCAAACCCGATGCCGTCACCGATCGAATCGATTGTAGCGATGTTTCTGATGTCGCTGACCAACTTTGGCGATTACTATGGCGCACTGGAGAACACCGACCACGAGATGTGCGCAAAGGTGAAGGACGTGGATGGAGAAGGTAGTTGATAGGAGTTAATCATTGGTGTACTCTTTACTTTAGATCTTGTTCGTGCTGTTCATGGTGATTGTTGCCGTGCTGTTGGTGAACATGTTGATCGCTATGATGGGCAACACGTACCAGAAGATTGCGGAAACGAAGAACGAGTGGCAGCGCCAGTGGGCTCGCATCGTGCTCGTCGTCGAGCGTGGCGTCCCGCCGAAGGAGCGGCTCAAGAACCTGATGTCGTACAGCCAACCGATGTCGGACGGGCGTCGTGCGCTGGTGCTACGATTAAACATGACGGTGCGTTGCATCACGCTTGCACAACTCTTTCCAATGTAATACAATCTATTGtcctttttcgctctctctcactcagGAGGAAGATAAGGAAGAGATGAAGGAGATACTCGAAATGAAGCGCGTCCACGAGCGGCTGTCCATAAAGCGGCAGGTCGAGCGGGATGCACGGGCCGAGCAGCGTCGGCTGCTGCGCGAGAAGTACTTGAATATGTCTTCATGAGCCGTTCGGCGAGGAGAGGTTTTTATGATGCTAGCAGTAAGAAGCAATAATCGATACCACTTCCCCACTTTTCCACCAGTCTCGTTCATCTCTGTTAGCTGTTTAGGgcaattttttattaaacttcGAATAGAGAAATGGTAGATAAAGAGaataaagttgtttttttttgtatcttgtCCACTGTACGGAGTGTTGCTTAATGTCAATAAAGGTTTAGTATTGCTCATTACTATATGTTAACTCTAATTTAAGGCACTTCCACTCATATAACCATCACTGTATAAAAgcttcaaaaagaaaaacgagctTTAAAGCTTTGtccaaaaggcaaaaaaagctCAATGCAAATTAGGCACgctggaaaaaggaaaagctacAATACCCGCGGCCTTGCAACCTTTGCGAATGTGGGTCAGTGACCTTGAATCCTTTGGTAGCACACATACATGCTGCGCTAGTCAAGGTCTATCGGAAGCTAGTTCACCTTCGCCTgtcaaaaacaacagcaaaggtTGGCCCCGTGTGAAGGTTAGCGTTTTGTTGCAGGGGAAAAGCGCATTTTTCCCTCCTGCGAGCACAACGGAAACCCTTTCTATTCTTCTCCTCGACCGAgaattgttatttatttgtctGCGGGCAAAGCGAAAATGGGTTGTAACGATGGTTTtgatgtgcgtttttttgaGAGTCTATAAGAGCCTCACAGCAAAAGCACATCACTGTGAAGATTCTGTGTTCTGTGTGAAGGCGGGgcacaataacaaaaatcgATGCACCACATCCGTTTGCCGGCAACATGTGCGATGAGCGGGCGCGTAATGGAAGCGCAAGGGATGTggtctttgtttttttgtgtattcaCCACACTGCCCTCGGGGGCGCTTATGCGGTAGTTCTCATTATGGGACGGTGGGCAGGGATATACAAAAGCAATCATAAATATATGAGATATGAACTCACTCCAGAACACACTCGAAGCCTTGATGGGCCACACTTGATGATGGTGAACCTCGGCCTAGACCAAAACCCCTTCCATTGCTGTGTTCACAGCCTCTTCTAAAGAACACTCtctggtgtgtgtatgtgtgtgtggcattgATGTAGTGATTCTGTGGCCAAAGCACAGTAACTAAACGATAGCTCTGAGTGGGCAGGGGAAAACCCCATTTTCTGCTGGTTTGAATTAATAATGGCGGTCTGTTTGATGGTGGGTAATGAAGCGACGGCGTAGCTTAAAGGTGAATAAAGCACTGGGCCCAAACTGCAGAAGGCATCCGTCTCATCCATCGAAGTGTAACAACATCTGTGTCAACAACGgccgtttgtgtgttgcttccCAAGAAGCAGAAGGAGGAGTATCTGAGtatcctgtgtgtgtttttaaattcCCTCCTGCCCACGAGCTCCTTATTTGGATGGTGCTGGATGCTGGCGACTCGCAAAGATAAAGCACAGCTTCACCATAAAGCCCCCGTGCGAGGACAAACGAACGACCGGAATGAAGCGCGCAGCGGAAGAGAAATCAGGCCATGCGGTCCCATTTTTATCCTGGGAAATCAGAATTGCGCGCGGTCTGGAGTGCAAACATACGGAAGACGGTAGGTGTCGGATGGCatgtccctctctctctctctctctctctttctccctctccccGTGTATACAAGCCACAATCTGTGTGTGCACGGCCACGTTGTTCTCCCGATGGGGTGCTAAATATGGGGCAAATGGGAGAATGGGTTAGCAATTAATAGGAAATGAAGGTCGTAGTCTCCCATCGACCGGCGTGTGTATATATACAAAAGCGATGTACGATGCccgcagcagcttcagcagtaTGGCTGATACTCTTACTAAAGGgcgcacacagtcacacaggGTTTTTGGAGCGGTAGAGACAAATATTTATCCCCCCCCCGTGGTTGTGGTAGCAGCTGCGTTAGAGAGGGTTAAATGCGACCGCCCGAGCATCGCTGGAGGCTTTTTTAATGTGCCACGTTAATTCTACGGGATGGTGGGCTTTGAACGCTCGACATAAAAGGAAGCTTCTCGACGCTCGAGGGGTTCTTTCTCACGAGTGGATAAACGTTCCAATTGCTGTAGCGGTAGAGCTTTAGGGGCTTTTTGGTGCATTGTACTGGAGAAAGGGGATGCTCTTGCGTTTGATGAAGatcaggggttttttttttaaataaatatacaacCAACTGGGGACATTGTATGAAGTATATAAGCAACCACTTTTTCCAACACAATGTAATgataaaacacaataaaacctCGAGAGATTCCCCCATTACAAGTGTGCAGGATTTAATTATAAATGTTCATTGAATTGGACAAGTGACAGCCAGCTCAGTCCCTCTTCGCACATCGTGACCCTAAAATCAGTCCCCAGCcttcccaaacacacacacacattaataATATCCCCCATCAAGTCAACCCTTGTCTGGTGGGAGGCAACGTGCTTTCCTACAGTCAGCGACCAGGCGTCCGCTTGACAATTTCATAAAAACACCAGGCGGCTCCATCCAAGCGGGTGCAGAATTTAATCGAACAAATTGCAGCAATCTAGGCGCAAACCGGGCGTTGGTGTGGTGTCACCGTTGACAATCCATCTTTCATACGTGATCGATCCGAGCGCGGCAGCCAGTGGTGCGATCCAGCGCGATATGCGGCAATAATTCAGCTGCAATTAAATCAGCTAAATAATGTATCGAGAGACGCATCCATTCCATAAATCCTGCCCAACCCTCCGCCCGAGTGGGCGGATTGTGAGAGGGGGTTGTATGTGCTAAGTGCCGTGTGCCGTTGTTTATCTGCTGGTGGCAACAGTCGGTGCTGCTCATGATGGTGGCGTAGGTAGCGTAGGAGACAGTTGGATAATTGGCAAATAACACGCTAGACGGAGCAGGGGCCCTGTGCGCGGTGATGTATCGCGGATCGCGGTTGTTGAGTGCTTTTTTCGCagatgtatgtgtgagtgtgtgtgtgttgaaagtTCACCGTTGATAGCGGGTTGCTGATAAAATGAGATTATGGTACAACGAATTTGGACGTACGCTCCATCAAAACACGgtgaacatcatcatcatcatcattgtcgttgtcgtcgtcagTGGAGTGATGAGTGTACTTCAGCAGCACAGGAGCTGATCGTTATCGAGAAAGGGATAGCGTTGTGGCAACTGTGAAACGATTTATAGCTCAGCAGAGCGCTTTTTATGGGGCAGTAGGATGCACGAACGCGATTGAAGCGAAAGGTCATTATTTTCGGTCCGCATTGAAGTGAAAGTTTGGTTGGCAGCGCGTAGCGAGGAagcagttgtgtgtgtgtgtgttttggtgagtaaaaaaatagattaaatGATTAAATTGTGAGActtaaaacataatattttatgcttaaagtttcatgttttttttgagGCGTCCTTAGATAACCGAACTTGTACTTTTGTggtcaaaatttaattaaaagcacCTTCTCCGCTCCGATGGCAATgaataaaaagcaaacacagcaAGCAGCCATTATGCGGGCCGCATCTCTTTTCGCCGTTTCACAAAGAAAACCGCTAGTTGCGCACAAGACAAGGGCGAAGAATCATGTCGGCTCCATGCTCCGGTGCATGCAAATTAACCCGGTGCGTTTGTGTGATGCGATCTTGCTTCTTACGAGCCAGCGGACAAGGCGAAAGAGTACGCTAAAGAGTGCTCTgacagagaaaaaacaacagcaaggTGGCCCCATCAGAAGCCGACGAGTGAGCGCACTAATTTTGTAGTTGTCTCACGTCATCATGACTCCCCTTTGCTTCCACGCTTCTGCTGTCGATGCGACGACGCCAATCGGCAGCACGCGCGAATTCGTACTGTTTGATAAACGCAGCAGCACGAAGAGAACAGCGATGGCACTGAGCGATccaagagcgagagagagagagcaaggaCTTTCTCAGCAAAAGAGAGTAAAGAgcaggagagcgagagagcttTTCAGCGTGGCTGCGGGCACTGTCGCGCGTCGACGAGCTACGACGCGCTCAGTCTCTTTCGCTGTCTGGCCACGCTCGGTAACGAAGTTAGGCGTTTTCCGGCTTTTCCGGGCTTTGATCGGgcctccccccaccccttcGGCCAGGGGGTTTCATGGGGCTGGAAGGCAGGTGTTTTACTATCAGCACATTTCTTGCGTAAAATAGAAAGGGCGACGGGTTCTGCGTATTTTCTTCTGCACTCTTTTTTCAACTCTCGTTTGCTGTGTGAAACGATTTTTCCTGCTTTGTAGAGGACACtgtgtgtagtgtgtagtGCTGGAGGACCGAATCAATTGGTGGGGAGTAGAAAGAGCAAGATAAGTGAATCGATTGTGAatcgtttgttgtgtttgctttgggGGAGTGTTCGAAGCGCGTTCTTGAGTTTCCAACAAAGGAGCAAATCCGTTCCGTTCCTAGACAGCTCCTGGTTCATCGGATGTTCTCACACTGCAATCGCGTTGTTGTGACACCGTGAGAACGACCTTAAAGCTTCGTAAAAACACGGGAAAATCGGAATCCACCATAGTGTA
Coding sequences within:
- the LOC120902619 gene encoding transient receptor potential cation channel subfamily V member 5 → MGNTESNVTSGVKKQAGVSTQALYKFVNLKGGGLLVDMMKRAIQNKQYAEIDHAIKTKVEPFLYNKGKGKYIPVSVLVLLRNRERPRHKQLPEIRAMENPEEDFDIDAVCPEVSEAEYYLNPSGYREVCWNIKERGAVGETILHLCLLNATSLHADLAKRLLRFYPKLINDVYMCDEYYGENVLHLAIVNEDPAMVKYLLDHNADVNERCCGTFMCPEDQKASRYDTPETEVVQMVQVTNYDGYVYWGEYPLTFAACLGQEECYRLVLARGADPDNKDFNGNTVLHMLVIYEKIATFDMGYEVGSSLSIRNHQNLTPLTLAAKLGRVEMFFHIMNIEREIYWQLGSITCAAYPLGLIDTIDVETGNINKDSALNLVAFGDKDEHLDLLDGVLIDLLKTKWNTFVKDKFYRQFFMFFCYFCVSLVSFTLRNGPPPAEDDDGKESEAGGNKTAAAVTKEELRRQLWNETTLEDALAALAGNGSFAGRLSNLEQSNGSSDAMGEFDPAEMDDEGLFFNSNCHTMDYDGVEGKVRLISEMIILVGSFLYLLAALRELKFLGRKMFFENLMTAPSRVMFLFSCCIMMIVPFLKVLCFTELEDHVAVTIMLTTAPYFLFFCRGFKTVGPFVVMIYRMVMGDLLRFVVIYLVFVMGFSQAYYIVFLSYKPDEEGDPNPMPSPIESIVAMFLMSLTNFGDYYGALENTDHEMCAKILFVLFMVIVAVLLVNMLIAMMGNTYQKIAETKNEWQRQWARIVLVVERGVPPKERLKNLMSYSQPMSDGRRALVLRLNMTEEDKEEMKEILEMKRVHERLSIKRQVERDARAEQRRLLREKYLNMSS